The genomic DNA GGTCTGAACCTCCATAAATTTATATTTTTAGTTATTTTATCGCGGTTACGAGTTTATATTGTAATAGATTAGCCCTGGTTTGTCAAGAGGTTTTTATCAATTTTTCAAAATATTTTTACCGGTTGTTTTTATGCCAGACTAACCCCTTGAGATGGTTTGACAAGTTCGCCGCGGGCAGGCTCAGGGCAGGCCCCTTCGGATGCCAGGCATAGTCAGCTCTTCTCAGGGCAGGCCACTTCGGAGGCCAGGCATAGTCAGTCCTTCTCAGGGCAGGCCACTTCGGAGGCCAGGCATAGTCAGCCCTTCTCAGGGCAGGCCACTTCGGAGGCCAGGCATAGTCAGCCCTGCTCAGGGCAGGCCACTTCGGAGGCCGGGCATAGTCAGCCCTTCTCAGGGCAGGCCCCTTCGGAGGCTGAAGGCATCAGGAATAAGCCAAAGCGGCGTTTCAAGCTGATGAAACGCCGCTTTGGCTGCTGCCGGTTATCTAATCAGCGCAGAACTGTGATCTTTTTAGTTGCCTGGAACTCCCCGGAGACTAACCGGTACAGGTAGATCCCGTTGCTGACCTTGTTTCCCTGCTCGTCCTTCCCGTCCCAGGGAATGCTGTATACCCCGGCAATCCGGTATCCATTATCCAATATCCTGACCACCTGCCCGGCGATGTTGTATATCTTCAAGCTGGTGTTCCCTGATTTTTTGAGGGCGAAGCTGATGCTGACCCCGCCCCGGGTGGGGTTGGGAACGCTCTGGGCCAGCAGGTAGGCCTCCGGAACGTCTCCGCCAAAGGTTATGCTCATCGGCCCGTGGTAGGTTTTATTGCCGTTTCGATCTACCTCGGCCAGGCGGTAGTAGTATTCGCCTTTTTCGGCGATGGTATTGTCGGCGTAGCTGTAGCTTTGCGGCTGGTTAGTGGTGCCGCCCCCGTCAACCTTGCCCACCTGGACAAACCCCTGTTCCGGGCTATCAGACCGCTCTATTTCCCACTGGTAACAGTCCTGCTCGCTCTCGGTGCGCCAGGTAAGGTTCACGCCGTCAGAGGAGGCCGTCAGGTTCATCCCGGCAAAGGTAACCGCCAACCCAACCAGATACGGCGTGGCGGAAACAGGCCCGTGCCAGACAGGCGCGCCATTCAAGGGAACATCAGCCACCCGATAGTAGTAGATGATTCCATTGGTCACTGTGGTGTCAACATAGGTGTAATTGGTGGTGTCGTATCTTGTTCCCTGGGTGTCGGGCAGCGTGGCGATGCGGATGAAGTTTGTGTCCGGCTGGGTTGACCGCTCAATCCACCAGGCAGTGTTGGCAATCTCCTGAGCAGAAGTCCAGCCTAAGCAGACAAACTTATCCCCGGAATCGGCGCTCAAGGAAACAAAGTCTGTTTCCCCCACAATCTCCAAGATATGAGTTTCGTGATGAGTGGACTCTGGGTAGTCCTTATACCCGCTGTAAACAAGTTCCTTATAGCCATTGGAGTTGAGGTCATAAATCAAAGTAGGAGCGGCATCCAGACCCGTGCTGTATTGCCACATTAACTCATAGGAATCGGGTCCGTTGTTTTTATACATATAGAGCCTCCCCCCGCTGGTAGAAAACACCATCTCTTCCTTTCCATCTCCGTCAACATCACCCACTGAGATTCCACGATTATTGCCCTTTTGAGGGCGAACCCGCCATACTTTATGATAGGAATTATCGCCATTCATTTCAAAGACGGCAAATTCCAGGCTGTCATCAATGCCAATCCTTTTAGAGCCGACGATAAACTCCGGCTTTCCATCCCCATCCATATCCTTGGCCTGGGCAATCATATAAGCGTTGTCATAAACCATAGTGTCTCCAAGACCACCCGGAGTTCCCCATACTATGGCGTATGAATCAGCTCCCACCACTGTGTTTTCAACCACACGAATGCGCGGAATAGATGTGCTAGTCCCTACAAAATCCCTCTTTCCATCGCAATCAAAATCACCGCATAGCATCTTCCCGTTCATCCGGGCCGTATCCGTCCAGACCTCTTGATAGGAATTATCTCCGGTGCACTCAACGATATGAACCCGTCCCAAGTAGTTCCAGAGGAATTCCTTCTTGCCATCCTGGTCAAGATCGTTGCTGATGGTAATCCAATTGACTTCGTCGTAATCGGGATGGTCATACCCCCAGACTAAAGAGGTGGGAAAGGAATCAAGGGCAGGACTTTCAAAAATCCTCAGCCATTCATCATTGCCTGTGGAAGTGTCTGTCACTATCTCGGTGAGCCCATCTCCATCCAAGTCACCTATATCAAACTCGGAAATAAAATAGTTTCTTGTCCAGGTGGTATCATAAGAGTTATTCCCCTTATGTTCAATAATCAGCCCGTATTTCACGGTCCCTATTACTGCCCCGGTAGGTTGAAGCCACAACTCTTGATTCCCATCATGGTCGCTATCATACCCTCTTAGGGGGCATGAATACCAATTAATACCTATGTCATTCCAACCAGCTTTCTCAATAAAATTTATTGAGAAAGCGCTGAGAGGATAAAGGAGCGAAAGGAGCGTCACTAAAAGAATGATATTTCTTCTCATCTTTTCCACCTCCTTTAACAAGGCGGGGATGGGGGAAATAATTTCCCCCATCCCTCAATCCTCTGTGTTTATTTGAGAAGTATCATCCTCTTGGTCTGGTACGAAGGACCTGCATTCAGCCGGTAGAAATAGACGCCATTAGCCACCTCTTTACCATTGTCATCCCTGCCGTCCCACTTTACGCTGTGCTCTCCCGCCCCCTGAACCCTGTCCGCTAATGTTTTCACCAACCGTCCGCTTATGTTGTAAATCTTCAGGCTGACCTGGCCTGGTGTTGCCAATTGATAATTGATGGTTGTTAATTGCTTAAACGGATTGGGTGAGTTCTGCAGGCTGAGGTCTGCGGCTACAGGGCTTGTGGTTAAAGCACTGATTAGCTGGGCGCCGCCGCCTGTCTCTTCGTCTCTCTCAAACTCATAGAGACCAAGATGGGCAATAGCGGCAAAATCCCCTTTAATCCGCTTCACCCTGAGGATGACTTCCTTGTCGTCCTTGTAAGAGGCGGCCGGCAGCCAGATTTTTACCGTCTCCGGCACGCCGGGTTTGAACTTGATCAGCCGCTCGGCCGTGTTGTCAATGTATGCCCTCTGCTGCCATTCGCCGGCGCCCGGCTCGTTCTGATAGGCGACCAAAACCAACTGAATCTTCTTCAGCGGATTCAAGTAGGGAAGCCTGTAGACCAACTCGGTGTAACTGTAGTCTATGGAAATCGGGCTGTAAGTTTTAGAGCCGTCCCTGGAGAGAGTAAATGGGCTGGCCTTGGCGCCACCCACCTCGGGTTCATAAGCAGGCGCCGCCGCCCCGGTAAACTCAAATCGTCTGAATTTGACCTCGCAGGCCGGACCATTCCCTTCGGTCCAGAGGATGCCAAGGTAACCATTGCCGCCGGCATTCCAATAGACCGTATGCGCATATCGGGAATTAACAGTGGGACTTTCCGAAACATTTACTGCTGGATTATCTTCCCAGAGTCTCTTGCGATAGAAGACCTCCCAGTAATCCGAGACAGAATCCTGATAAACACCGTATGTTCCGTAAGCGATGGTTGGAAATCTGGAATCTTCGCTGTTTGAACGGCTCATTCCCTCTGTGCCATACCACTCCTTTTTTGCGGGATTAGCTATGTCTCTCGGCCTGCCCCGGGTTTCATAATAGCCGGGATAGACAGGATTATCCATTGCCCAGGCTACCCAAACCTCTGTTCCGGCAAACTCGGCAAATGGAGTCTCGCAGTTCTCTCCATACTCTCTCGCCGAAACATTGTCCTTGTGGTCTGCCC from candidate division TA06 bacterium includes the following:
- a CDS encoding VCBS repeat-containing protein, which translates into the protein MWLQPTGAVIGTVKYGLIIEHKGNNSYDTTWTRNYFISEFDIGDLDGDGLTEIVTDTSTGNDEWLRIFESPALDSFPTSLVWGYDHPDYDEVNWITISNDLDQDGKKEFLWNYLGRVHIVECTGDNSYQEVWTDTARMNGKMLCGDFDCDGKRDFVGTSTSIPRIRVVENTVVGADSYAIVWGTPGGLGDTMVYDNAYMIAQAKDMDGDGKPEFIVGSKRIGIDDSLEFAVFEMNGDNSYHKVWRVRPQKGNNRGISVGDVDGDGKEEMVFSTSGGRLYMYKNNGPDSYELMWQYSTGLDAAPTLIYDLNSNGYKELVYSGYKDYPESTHHETHILEIVGETDFVSLSADSGDKFVCLGWTSAQEIANTAWWIERSTQPDTNFIRIATLPDTQGTRYDTTNYTYVDTTVTNGIIYYYRVADVPLNGAPVWHGPVSATPYLVGLAVTFAGMNLTASSDGVNLTWRTESEQDCYQWEIERSDSPEQGFVQVGKVDGGGTTNQPQSYSYADNTIAEKGEYYYRLAEVDRNGNKTYHGPMSITFGGDVPEAYLLAQSVPNPTRGGVSISFALKKSGNTSLKIYNIAGQVVRILDNGYRIAGVYSIPWDGKDEQGNKVSNGIYLYRLVSGEFQATKKITVLR
- a CDS encoding T9SS type A sorting domain-containing protein, which translates into the protein MKREILILAGLVLITAPIFAAAPAGYTEVSALGSFAGVSEYATAGNWGRKLVKGSGSYLYLTYVDVNDSIRYAFSNNNGTDWYLRMSAIGHGYLPVIAVNPATNYPIILWLEGQSIKYSKNVPGAEPDWTSPVEIASIGNAGSGWGAPTLTVTSAGIAHYVWAWCDRSSIPINGYTISGISHGYFNVADDPATMTIEKETIGDGGDEGDFRSPSLAIDTYDTLHLVYRNGAGDISYCYRGPDGWADHKDNVSAREYGENCETPFAEFAGTEVWVAWAMDNPVYPGYYETRGRPRDIANPAKKEWYGTEGMSRSNSEDSRFPTIAYGTYGVYQDSVSDYWEVFYRKRLWEDNPAVNVSESPTVNSRYAHTVYWNAGGNGYLGILWTEGNGPACEVKFRRFEFTGAAAPAYEPEVGGAKASPFTLSRDGSKTYSPISIDYSYTELVYRLPYLNPLKKIQLVLVAYQNEPGAGEWQQRAYIDNTAERLIKFKPGVPETVKIWLPAASYKDDKEVILRVKRIKGDFAAIAHLGLYEFERDEETGGGAQLISALTTSPVAADLSLQNSPNPFKQLTTINYQLATPGQVSLKIYNISGRLVKTLADRVQGAGEHSVKWDGRDDNGKEVANGVYFYRLNAGPSYQTKRMILLK